The Microlunatus antarcticus genome window below encodes:
- the arfB gene encoding alternative ribosome rescue aminoacyl-tRNA hydrolase ArfB, translating into MSDDSAYGPLRVSDALVIGPEELRWRFSRSSGPGGQGVNTADSRVELTWEPATSTAVAGLPEPLRERLLQRLAPTLVNGAVVVAASTQRAQLRNRDEARTRLAAQLRAALAPPPRSRRPTRPTRGSVERRLGAKSVRARVKAQRRRPVD; encoded by the coding sequence ATGTCCGACGACTCCGCGTACGGCCCGCTGCGGGTCAGCGACGCGCTCGTGATCGGGCCCGAGGAGCTGCGGTGGCGGTTCTCGCGCTCGTCCGGCCCCGGCGGGCAGGGCGTCAACACCGCCGACAGCCGGGTCGAGCTGACCTGGGAGCCCGCCACCTCGACGGCCGTCGCCGGCCTGCCCGAGCCGCTTCGGGAACGTCTCCTCCAACGCCTCGCCCCCACCCTGGTGAACGGGGCGGTCGTCGTGGCCGCCTCCACGCAGCGCGCCCAGCTGCGCAACCGCGACGAGGCCCGTACGCGGCTCGCGGCCCAGCTCCGCGCAGCCCTGGCACCGCCGCCCCGGTCCCGGCGGCCCACCCGTCCGACCCGTGGCTCGGTGGAACGACGGCTCGGGGCCAAGTCCGTCCGCGCCCGGGTGAAGGCGCAGCGCCGCCGCCCCGTCGACTGA
- a CDS encoding replication-associated recombination protein A: protein MSEDLFGGGQDAAGGPGGAGVALSSGGSLSDADRPGLPLAVRMRPRSLDEIVGQTHLLAAGSPLRRLAAGEPMSVFLWGPPGTGKTTIASVVSRQSGARFVEVSAVTAGVKEVRAVLDQARRELARGQRTVLFVDEVHRFSKTQQDVLLPAVENRLVTLVAATTENPSFSVISPLLSRSLLLTLRPLTDTDVSLLLDRALVDERGLGGACTLDDDARATLLRLAGGDARRALTYLEESAAGALALGETRVSTDVVERAVDRAAIRYDRDGDQHYDVISAFIKSVRGSDVQASLHYLARMLGAGEDPRFVARRLIILASEDIGLADPTALTTAVAAAEAVAMIGMPEGRITLAHATIALALAPKSNAVVAAIGAAAADVTAGRVGVVPAHLRDAHYAGAKTYGHGQGYRYAHDEPHGIAAQQYLPDELVGTAYYVPTDHGNEAAVSARLARIEERLGRPPSR, encoded by the coding sequence GTGAGCGAGGACCTCTTCGGCGGCGGCCAGGACGCTGCGGGCGGCCCCGGGGGTGCCGGCGTGGCCCTGTCGTCCGGCGGCAGCCTGTCCGACGCCGACCGACCCGGCCTGCCGCTGGCGGTCCGGATGCGGCCCCGTTCGCTGGACGAGATCGTGGGCCAGACGCACCTGCTCGCGGCGGGCTCCCCGTTGCGACGCCTGGCGGCCGGCGAGCCGATGTCGGTGTTCCTCTGGGGTCCGCCGGGCACCGGCAAGACCACCATCGCCTCCGTCGTCTCCCGGCAGAGCGGCGCCCGCTTCGTCGAGGTCTCCGCCGTGACCGCCGGCGTCAAGGAGGTGCGCGCCGTCCTGGACCAGGCGCGGCGCGAGCTCGCCCGCGGGCAGCGGACGGTGCTGTTCGTCGACGAGGTGCACCGCTTCTCCAAGACCCAGCAGGACGTGCTCCTGCCGGCGGTCGAGAACCGCCTCGTCACGCTCGTGGCGGCCACCACCGAGAACCCGAGCTTCTCCGTCATCTCCCCGCTGCTCTCGCGCTCGCTGCTGCTCACCCTGCGGCCGCTGACCGACACCGACGTCTCGCTCCTGCTCGACCGGGCGCTGGTCGACGAGCGCGGGCTCGGCGGCGCCTGCACCCTCGACGACGACGCCCGCGCCACGCTGCTCCGCCTCGCCGGCGGCGACGCCCGCCGGGCGCTCACCTACCTCGAGGAGTCCGCGGCCGGGGCGCTCGCGCTGGGGGAGACCCGGGTGAGCACGGACGTCGTGGAACGTGCCGTCGACCGCGCCGCCATCCGCTACGACCGCGACGGCGACCAGCACTACGACGTCATCAGCGCGTTCATCAAGTCGGTGCGCGGCTCCGACGTGCAGGCCTCGCTGCACTACCTCGCCCGGATGCTCGGGGCGGGGGAGGACCCGCGCTTCGTGGCCCGGCGCCTGATCATCCTGGCCAGCGAGGACATCGGGCTGGCCGACCCGACCGCGCTGACCACCGCGGTCGCCGCGGCGGAGGCGGTGGCGATGATCGGGATGCCGGAGGGCCGCATCACCCTGGCCCACGCGACCATCGCGCTCGCCCTGGCCCCCAAGTCCAACGCGGTCGTCGCCGCGATCGGGGCCGCGGCGGCGGACGTGACCGCCGGCCGCGTGGGTGTGGTGCCGGCCCACCTCCGCGACGCCCACTACGCGGGGGCCAAGACCTACGGGCACGGTCAGGGCTACCGCTACGCCCACGACGAGCCGCACGGGATCGCCGCCCAGCAGTACCTGCCGGACGAGCTGGTCGGCACGGCCTACTACGTCCCGACCGACCACGGCAACGAGGCCGCGGTGTCCGCGCGGCTGGCGCGCATCGAGGAACGGCTCGGCCGACCCCCGTCGCGGTAG
- the mltG gene encoding endolytic transglycosylase MltG, with the protein MLPDTKPSAAKEAIHQGKGCLAVLLALAVLVVGGYLVYDQGKALMSNFGETPDYTGKGVAPITVTIPTGATLDEIGGVLKQADVVKSVQAWDNAVASEERATSVQPGRYVMRTQMPAIDALRLLINPGESRVRAQFTIPEGLRLTRQVDALAKNTKIKKSAYEAALKKPQSLGLPAYAKNRPEGFLFPDTYELTADATATSTLKQMVDQYKAVTNDIGLNAAAKKLNRSPYEVLIVASIIEREVNQDQYRAKVAQVLYNRLDQGIPLGLDSTIIYAENLSTNTTTPKDRASKSKYNTYLRKGLPPGPISAPGKAALQAAANPEPGKWLYFTTVDFDTGETKFAETDAEFQQIVAQFQAWCQSHPGRCDS; encoded by the coding sequence ATGCTCCCCGACACCAAGCCGAGCGCGGCCAAGGAGGCGATCCACCAGGGCAAGGGCTGCCTGGCGGTGCTGCTGGCCCTCGCCGTCCTCGTCGTCGGCGGCTACCTGGTCTACGACCAGGGCAAGGCGCTGATGAGCAACTTCGGCGAGACGCCGGACTACACCGGCAAGGGCGTCGCGCCCATCACGGTGACGATCCCGACCGGCGCCACGCTGGACGAGATCGGCGGCGTCCTCAAGCAGGCCGACGTGGTCAAGTCCGTCCAGGCCTGGGACAACGCGGTCGCCTCCGAGGAGCGCGCCACGAGCGTGCAGCCCGGGCGGTACGTGATGCGCACCCAGATGCCCGCGATCGACGCCCTCCGCCTGCTGATCAACCCCGGCGAGTCTCGCGTCCGCGCGCAGTTCACGATCCCGGAGGGGCTCCGCCTCACCCGCCAGGTCGACGCGCTGGCCAAGAACACCAAGATCAAGAAGTCGGCCTACGAGGCGGCGCTCAAGAAGCCGCAGAGCCTGGGCCTGCCGGCGTACGCGAAGAACCGGCCCGAGGGCTTCCTCTTCCCCGACACCTACGAGCTCACCGCGGACGCCACAGCGACCTCGACGCTCAAGCAGATGGTCGACCAGTACAAGGCGGTCACGAACGACATCGGGCTGAACGCGGCGGCGAAGAAGCTCAACCGCAGCCCGTACGAGGTCCTCATCGTCGCCAGCATCATCGAGCGCGAGGTCAACCAGGACCAGTACCGCGCGAAGGTCGCCCAGGTCCTCTACAACCGGCTCGACCAGGGCATCCCCCTGGGTCTGGACTCCACGATCATCTACGCGGAGAACCTCAGCACGAACACGACGACGCCGAAGGACCGGGCGAGCAAGTCGAAGTACAACACCTACCTGCGCAAGGGCCTCCCGCCCGGCCCGATCTCCGCCCCGGGCAAGGCCGCGCTGCAGGCGGCGGCGAACCCGGAGCCGGGCAAGTGGCTCTACTTCACGACCGTCGACTTCGACACGGGTGAGACGAAGTTCGCCGAGACCGACGCCGAGTTCCAGCAGATCGTGGCGCAGTTCCAGGCGTGGTGCCAGAGCCACCCCGGCCGCTGTGACAGCTGA
- the ruvX gene encoding Holliday junction resolvase RuvX produces MSFRRGVRLGLDWGDARIGVARCDPDGVLATPYATVKAGETEVADLLAILVELEPIEVVVGLPTTLAGTEGPATRKVRERAGRLATATAVPVRLVDERFTTVEVSRRMRESGRKTRDQRSVIDAAAAAAILEHALGVERSRGEPPGALLLPDGPA; encoded by the coding sequence GTGAGCTTCCGGCGCGGCGTACGACTGGGTCTCGACTGGGGGGACGCGCGGATCGGGGTCGCGCGCTGCGACCCCGACGGTGTGCTCGCCACGCCGTACGCCACGGTCAAGGCGGGGGAGACCGAGGTCGCGGACCTGCTCGCGATCCTGGTCGAGCTGGAGCCGATCGAGGTCGTCGTCGGGCTGCCGACGACCCTCGCGGGCACCGAGGGGCCGGCGACGCGCAAGGTCCGCGAACGGGCCGGACGCCTGGCCACGGCCACCGCCGTGCCGGTCCGGCTGGTCGACGAGCGCTTCACCACGGTCGAGGTGTCGCGCCGGATGCGCGAGAGCGGGCGCAAGACGCGGGACCAGCGCAGCGTCATCGACGCCGCCGCGGCCGCCGCGATCCTGGAGCACGCGCTGGGCGTCGAACGTTCCCGGGGTGAGCCACCCGGCGCGTTACTCTTGCCGGACGGCCCTGCCTGA
- the alaS gene encoding alanine--tRNA ligase: MKTAEIRRRFLDYFSARGHQVVPSAPLLYNDPTLLFVNAGMVPFKPYFTGAETPPWDRATSVQKCVRTLDIEEVGKTTRHGTFFQMQGNFSFGDYFKAEAIRFAWELVTGSQDGGFLGFDPNRIWVTVLHSDDEAAGLWASIAGLPPERIQRRGLLDNYWNMGVPGPGGPCSEIYYDRGPAYGAEGGPVVDEDRFLEIWNLVFMQEELSVVRAKDDFDVLADLPRKNIDTGMGLERVATLLQGVDNLYEIDEVVGVLNRAAELSGKAYGAEGGHEDDVRMRVVADHVRSGLMLMADGVTPGNEARGYVLRRLLRRVVRSMRLLGVTDPVLPELLPVSRDAMKASYPEVERDWDRIAAIAYGEEEAFRRTLVAGTQIFDVAARDTRSGGGTTLSGDRAFQLHDTYGFPIDLTLEMASEQGLSVDADGFRALMAEQKARAKADSKSKKAGAQATDVYRELRATGVTPFTGYSELANETSVRGLVVDGELVAGAAEGDVVEVVLERTPFYAESGGQDSDAGTITGDGFELEVLDVQRPVKGLVVHRVRVARGELQSGTDVLAQVDGEWRLGACQAHSGTHVVHAALRQVLGPTALQSGSYNKPGYLRLDFAWQGGLSAATRSDVEEAANRALRADLDVTATYMPLAQARDLGALALFGETYDEEVRVVEMGGRWSRELCGGTHVQHSSQIGLVTLTTESSVGSGVRRVEAFVGIEAFRYLAAERTLVHGLTDALKVQPDQLTDRVQRLVAQLKDAERQIAELRSREVLAAAGTIAAGGHEMWGVQYISHAAPGLAGNDLRSLALEVRNRVSDRPAVVAVVGGSADKPSVVVVTTEGARNRRLSAGDLVRVASETLGGRGGGKPDIAQGGGSDGSKSADALVAVEHAIGHTLLSA, encoded by the coding sequence ATGAAGACCGCTGAGATCCGGCGCCGTTTCCTGGACTACTTCTCCGCCCGCGGCCACCAGGTGGTGCCGTCGGCACCCCTGCTCTACAACGACCCCACCCTGCTGTTCGTCAACGCCGGGATGGTGCCCTTCAAGCCCTACTTCACCGGTGCGGAGACCCCGCCGTGGGACCGGGCGACCTCGGTCCAGAAGTGCGTGCGCACCCTCGACATCGAGGAGGTCGGCAAGACCACCCGGCACGGCACGTTCTTCCAGATGCAGGGCAACTTCTCCTTCGGCGACTACTTCAAGGCCGAGGCCATCCGCTTCGCGTGGGAGCTCGTCACCGGGAGCCAGGACGGCGGGTTCCTGGGGTTCGACCCGAACCGCATCTGGGTGACGGTGCTGCACTCCGACGACGAGGCGGCCGGGCTGTGGGCGAGCATCGCCGGCCTGCCGCCGGAACGGATCCAGCGCCGCGGGCTGCTCGACAACTACTGGAACATGGGCGTGCCGGGTCCGGGCGGGCCCTGCAGCGAGATCTACTACGACCGCGGGCCGGCGTACGGGGCCGAGGGCGGGCCGGTCGTCGACGAGGACCGCTTCCTGGAGATCTGGAACCTCGTGTTCATGCAGGAGGAGCTGTCGGTCGTCCGCGCCAAGGACGACTTCGACGTGCTCGCCGACCTGCCGCGCAAGAACATCGACACCGGCATGGGTCTCGAGCGCGTGGCCACCCTGCTGCAGGGCGTCGACAACCTGTACGAGATCGACGAGGTCGTCGGCGTGCTGAACCGCGCCGCCGAGCTCTCGGGCAAGGCGTACGGGGCCGAGGGCGGCCACGAGGACGACGTCCGGATGCGCGTCGTCGCCGACCACGTCCGCTCCGGGCTGATGCTCATGGCCGACGGCGTCACGCCCGGCAACGAGGCGCGCGGCTACGTGCTGCGCCGGCTGCTGCGCCGCGTCGTCCGCTCGATGCGCCTGCTCGGCGTCACCGACCCGGTGCTGCCCGAGCTGCTGCCGGTCAGCCGGGACGCGATGAAGGCGTCCTACCCCGAGGTCGAGCGGGACTGGGACCGGATCGCGGCGATCGCGTACGGCGAGGAGGAGGCCTTCCGGCGCACCCTCGTCGCCGGCACGCAGATCTTCGACGTCGCGGCCCGGGACACCCGCTCCGGCGGGGGCACCACGCTGAGCGGCGACCGCGCGTTCCAGCTGCACGACACCTACGGCTTCCCGATCGACCTCACCCTCGAGATGGCGTCGGAGCAGGGCCTGAGCGTGGACGCGGACGGCTTCCGCGCGCTCATGGCGGAGCAGAAGGCGCGGGCCAAGGCCGACTCGAAGAGCAAGAAGGCGGGCGCGCAGGCGACCGACGTCTACCGCGAGCTGCGGGCGACCGGCGTCACCCCGTTCACCGGCTACAGCGAGCTGGCCAACGAGACGAGCGTGCGCGGCCTGGTGGTCGACGGCGAGCTGGTCGCGGGCGCCGCCGAGGGCGACGTCGTCGAGGTCGTCCTCGAGCGCACCCCCTTCTACGCCGAGTCCGGCGGGCAGGACTCCGACGCGGGCACGATCACCGGCGACGGGTTCGAGCTCGAGGTGCTCGACGTGCAGCGCCCGGTCAAGGGCCTGGTCGTGCACCGGGTGCGCGTCGCGCGCGGCGAGCTGCAGTCCGGGACCGACGTGCTCGCGCAGGTCGACGGCGAGTGGCGCCTCGGCGCCTGCCAGGCGCACTCCGGCACCCACGTGGTGCACGCGGCGCTGCGCCAGGTGCTCGGCCCGACCGCCCTGCAGAGTGGCTCGTACAACAAGCCCGGCTACCTGCGGCTCGACTTCGCCTGGCAGGGCGGGTTGTCGGCGGCGACGCGCTCGGACGTGGAGGAGGCGGCCAACCGTGCGCTGCGGGCCGACCTCGACGTGACCGCCACGTACATGCCGCTGGCCCAGGCCCGCGACCTCGGGGCGCTGGCGCTCTTCGGCGAGACGTACGACGAGGAGGTCCGCGTCGTCGAGATGGGCGGGCGCTGGTCGCGCGAGCTCTGTGGCGGCACGCACGTGCAGCACTCCTCGCAGATCGGTCTCGTCACGCTCACGACCGAGTCGTCGGTGGGGTCCGGGGTCCGTCGCGTCGAGGCGTTCGTCGGCATCGAGGCGTTCCGCTACCTCGCGGCCGAGCGCACCCTGGTGCACGGTCTCACCGACGCGCTCAAGGTGCAGCCCGACCAGCTGACCGACCGGGTCCAGCGCCTGGTCGCGCAGCTCAAGGACGCCGAGCGCCAGATCGCCGAGCTGCGCAGCCGTGAGGTGCTGGCCGCGGCCGGGACGATCGCCGCGGGTGGGCACGAGATGTGGGGCGTGCAGTACATCAGCCACGCCGCGCCCGGCCTGGCCGGGAACGACCTCCGCTCGCTCGCCCTCGAGGTGCGCAATCGGGTGTCCGACCGGCCCGCGGTCGTCGCCGTGGTCGGCGGCAGCGCGGACAAGCCGAGCGTCGTCGTCGTGACGACCGAGGGTGCCCGCAACCGTCGGCTCTCCGCCGGCGACCTCGTCCGCGTGGCGAGCGAGACCCTCGGCGGACGCGGCGGCGGCAAGCCCGACATCGCCCAGGGCGGCGGCAGCGACGGCAGCAAGTCCGCCGACGCGCTGGTGGCGGTCGAGCACGCCATCGGGCACACGCTCCTGTCCGCGTGA
- the aspS gene encoding aspartate--tRNA ligase has protein sequence MMRTHGAGMLRSTDAGTTVTLAGWVARRRDHGGVAFLDVRDSTGIAQVVVRDELLASSDAHDLRNEYCVTVSGEVAARPEGNANPDLPSGEIELVASSIEVLSAAAPLPFPIDDRVTVGEETRLRYRYLDLRRSGPGAALRLRSQVSRVARETLLDRDFVEVETPTLTRSTPEGARDFLVPARLRPGSWYALPQSPQLFKQLLMVAGMERYFQIARCYRDEDFRADRQPEFTQLDVEMSFVDQDDIIALTEALLTNIWALIGVQVPTPFLRLTYAEAMDRYGSDKPDLRFGLELTELTSYFAETPFRVFQADYVGAVVMPGGGSQPRRTFDAWQEFAKQRGHRGLAYVTVAEDGTLGGPVAKNLSETERDGLVAAVGATPGDCVFFAAGPRSQAQALLGATRLEVARRTGLLEAAADEWAFCWVVDAPLFEPADKAVAAGDVAVGAGAWTAVHHAFTSPKPEFFDTFDTDPGPALAYAYDVVCNGNELGGGSIRIHRRDIQERVFAVMGLTQEEARTKFGFLLDAFDFGPPPHGGIAIGWDRLCMLLSGEDSIREVIAFPKSGGGFDPLTEAPAPITAAQRREAGVDAKPVTKPEPKPAD, from the coding sequence GTGATGCGCACCCACGGTGCTGGCATGCTCCGTTCGACGGACGCCGGCACGACCGTGACCCTGGCGGGCTGGGTGGCCCGCCGCCGCGACCACGGCGGAGTCGCCTTCCTGGACGTGCGGGACTCCACCGGCATCGCCCAGGTGGTCGTCCGCGACGAGCTGCTCGCGTCCTCCGACGCCCACGACCTGCGCAACGAGTACTGCGTCACCGTCTCCGGCGAGGTCGCCGCCCGCCCCGAGGGCAACGCCAACCCGGACCTGCCGAGCGGCGAGATCGAGCTCGTGGCCAGCAGCATCGAGGTGCTGAGCGCGGCCGCGCCGCTGCCGTTCCCGATCGACGACCGGGTGACCGTCGGCGAGGAGACCCGCCTGCGGTACCGCTACCTCGACCTGCGACGTTCCGGCCCGGGGGCGGCGCTGCGGCTCCGCAGCCAGGTCAGCCGCGTGGCGCGCGAGACGCTGCTCGACCGGGACTTCGTCGAGGTCGAGACCCCCACGCTCACCCGCTCGACGCCGGAGGGGGCGCGCGACTTCCTCGTGCCCGCCCGCCTGCGTCCCGGCTCCTGGTACGCCCTGCCGCAGAGCCCGCAGCTGTTCAAGCAGCTGCTGATGGTCGCCGGGATGGAGCGCTACTTCCAGATCGCGCGCTGCTACCGCGACGAGGACTTCCGCGCCGACCGGCAGCCCGAGTTCACCCAGCTCGACGTCGAGATGAGCTTCGTCGACCAGGACGACATCATCGCGCTGACCGAGGCGCTGCTCACGAACATCTGGGCCCTCATCGGCGTGCAGGTCCCCACGCCGTTCCTGCGCCTGACCTACGCCGAGGCGATGGACCGCTACGGCAGCGACAAGCCCGACCTGCGCTTCGGCCTCGAGCTCACCGAGCTCACCTCCTACTTCGCCGAGACGCCGTTCCGGGTGTTCCAGGCCGACTACGTCGGTGCCGTGGTCATGCCCGGTGGCGGCAGCCAGCCGCGCCGCACGTTCGACGCCTGGCAGGAGTTCGCCAAGCAGCGCGGGCACCGCGGGCTGGCGTACGTGACGGTGGCCGAGGACGGCACGCTCGGCGGACCGGTGGCCAAGAACCTGTCGGAGACCGAGCGCGACGGCCTGGTGGCTGCGGTGGGTGCGACCCCTGGTGACTGCGTGTTCTTCGCCGCCGGCCCGCGCTCGCAGGCCCAGGCCCTGCTCGGCGCCACCCGGCTCGAGGTCGCCCGCCGTACGGGGCTGCTCGAGGCGGCGGCCGACGAGTGGGCGTTCTGCTGGGTCGTCGACGCCCCGCTCTTCGAGCCGGCGGACAAGGCGGTCGCCGCGGGCGACGTGGCGGTCGGCGCAGGCGCGTGGACCGCGGTCCACCACGCCTTCACCTCGCCCAAGCCCGAGTTCTTCGACACCTTCGACACCGACCCGGGCCCCGCGCTCGCGTACGCCTACGACGTGGTCTGCAACGGCAACGAGCTCGGCGGCGGGTCGATACGTATCCACCGCCGTGACATCCAGGAGCGCGTCTTCGCGGTCATGGGGCTGACGCAGGAGGAGGCCCGGACCAAGTTCGGCTTCCTGCTCGACGCCTTCGACTTCGGCCCGCCGCCCCACGGCGGCATCGCCATCGGGTGGGACCGGCTCTGCATGCTGCTCAGCGGCGAGGACTCGATCCGCGAGGTCATCGCGTTCCCCAAGAGCGGCGGCGGCTTCGACCCGCTGACCGAGGCGCCCGCCCCGATCACCGCGGCCCAGCGCCGCGAGGCCGGGGTGGACGCGAAGCCGGTGACCAAGCCGGAACCGAAGCCCGCCGACTGA
- a CDS encoding right-handed parallel beta-helix repeat-containing protein encodes MSASPTLTNPPGTTPSRTARTARWMGRASLGLATLAATALVPVAPATAAVATPGVHENGTSALVLSGGWKTTKTTTASGGTFSTLVGKSGYASLTFKATGVSWVSRPGPQNGVAQVYLDGKLVKTLDLYKKKTEFKKTVWSVKGLSDGTHTVKVVRTGKKNSAAGGSNLVVDAFRVLDVSAPSAPTGVSAVKNRTGYTLSWSRPGASDLLGYRVYRKVGSGATTQVAWLPAGTTTFADVGLANSTRYVYWVRSMDKAGNVSGNSSTVTATTGAATSYNDVRASSCPGATVNVSTWKQLQSAVGNARAGTVIKMAPGTYSVPWGMAVKASGTASNPVWICGPRSAVLSGPGVSGNGGFRVDGSSYLRIAGMTVRNSQKGISVLNSDHVVVSDVLVEHIGQEAIHLKNNTTDSVVVGNTIRDTGLQTTTYGEGVYVGTAKPNWCKYNGCNPDASNRNAIVANHISRTSSEPIDLKEGAVDGTVWGNTLDGGSMKVGETLISVQTNNWVVAHNTGKNAKEDGIQVWQAYDVWGRNNTLYANKFTSGIPGYGVRVAYVNIGNVVGCDTVVPSGADGISNKSCQK; translated from the coding sequence ATGTCTGCCTCACCCACCCTCACGAACCCACCCGGCACCACCCCTTCCCGCACCGCCCGCACCGCTCGCTGGATGGGCCGGGCCTCGCTCGGGCTGGCCACGCTCGCGGCGACCGCCCTGGTCCCCGTCGCTCCGGCCACCGCCGCCGTCGCCACCCCGGGCGTGCACGAGAACGGCACCTCCGCCCTCGTGCTCTCCGGTGGCTGGAAGACCACGAAGACCACGACCGCCAGCGGCGGCACGTTCTCGACGCTCGTCGGCAAGAGCGGCTACGCGTCGCTGACCTTCAAGGCCACCGGCGTCTCCTGGGTCTCGCGGCCCGGTCCGCAGAACGGGGTGGCGCAGGTCTACCTCGACGGCAAGCTCGTCAAGACGCTCGACCTGTACAAGAAGAAGACCGAGTTCAAGAAGACCGTGTGGTCCGTCAAGGGCCTGAGCGACGGCACGCACACCGTCAAGGTCGTCCGGACCGGCAAGAAGAACAGCGCCGCGGGCGGCTCGAACCTCGTCGTGGACGCGTTCCGGGTCCTCGACGTCAGCGCCCCGTCGGCGCCGACCGGCGTCTCCGCGGTCAAGAACCGCACCGGCTACACCCTCTCCTGGAGCCGCCCGGGCGCGTCCGACCTGCTCGGCTACCGCGTCTACCGCAAGGTGGGCTCCGGGGCCACGACGCAGGTCGCCTGGCTCCCGGCGGGCACGACGACGTTCGCCGACGTCGGCCTGGCCAACAGCACCCGCTACGTCTACTGGGTCCGCTCGATGGACAAGGCCGGCAACGTGTCCGGCAACTCCTCGACCGTGACCGCCACGACGGGGGCCGCGACGTCGTACAACGACGTGCGCGCCAGCTCCTGCCCCGGCGCGACCGTGAACGTCTCGACCTGGAAGCAGCTGCAGTCGGCCGTGGGCAACGCCCGCGCCGGCACCGTGATCAAGATGGCCCCGGGCACCTACTCGGTCCCGTGGGGCATGGCCGTCAAGGCCTCGGGCACCGCGAGCAACCCGGTCTGGATCTGCGGACCCCGCTCGGCCGTGCTCAGCGGACCGGGCGTCTCGGGCAACGGCGGGTTCCGCGTCGACGGCTCCAGCTATCTCCGCATCGCGGGGATGACCGTGCGCAACAGCCAGAAGGGCATCTCGGTCCTGAACAGCGACCACGTCGTCGTGTCCGACGTGCTGGTCGAGCACATCGGCCAGGAGGCGATCCACCTCAAGAACAACACCACCGACAGCGTCGTGGTCGGCAACACGATCCGGGACACGGGCCTGCAGACCACGACCTACGGCGAGGGCGTCTACGTCGGCACGGCCAAGCCCAACTGGTGCAAGTACAACGGCTGCAACCCCGACGCCAGCAACCGCAACGCGATCGTCGCCAACCACATCAGCCGGACCTCGTCCGAGCCGATCGACCTCAAGGAGGGCGCGGTGGACGGGACCGTCTGGGGCAACACCCTCGACGGCGGCTCGATGAAGGTCGGCGAGACCCTCATCAGCGTGCAGACCAACAACTGGGTGGTCGCGCACAACACGGGCAAGAACGCCAAGGAGGACGGCATCCAGGTGTGGCAGGCCTATGACGTGTGGGGCCGCAACAACACCCTGTACGCCAACAAGTTCACCTCCGGCATCCCGGGCTACGGCGTGCGGGTCGCCTACGTGAACATCGGCAACGTGGTCGGCTGCGACACCGTCGTGCCCTCCGGCGCCGACGGCATCAGCAACAAGAGCTGCCAGAAGTAG
- a CDS encoding DUF948 domain-containing protein yields MTLGQIAGLLAALACVGLVAFLAVPLLKLGRVLDELRVTVRDLGQETVPILTELQGTVRATNEELGKLSLVTADVAKVSANASLVSDNAAQLSGIVNATVARPLVKTAALGHGLRQAVRRSATDDPDGRRAGRRARRAEVKVAMAEREAELRALSGGTSAGAPATEPGPRRAAERPGRAS; encoded by the coding sequence GTGACCCTGGGACAGATCGCCGGACTCCTGGCTGCCCTGGCCTGCGTCGGGCTGGTGGCCTTCCTCGCCGTCCCGCTGCTCAAGCTGGGCCGCGTGCTCGACGAGCTGCGCGTGACGGTGCGGGACCTCGGCCAGGAGACGGTGCCGATCCTCACCGAGCTGCAGGGCACCGTCCGGGCGACGAACGAGGAGCTGGGCAAGCTCAGCCTCGTGACGGCCGACGTGGCCAAGGTGAGCGCGAACGCCAGCCTGGTCAGCGACAACGCCGCCCAGCTCTCGGGCATCGTCAACGCCACGGTCGCCCGGCCCCTGGTGAAGACCGCCGCCCTCGGCCACGGCCTGCGCCAGGCCGTCCGCCGTAGTGCCACCGACGACCCGGACGGCCGTCGCGCCGGACGGCGGGCGCGCCGCGCGGAGGTCAAGGTGGCCATGGCCGAGCGCGAGGCCGAGCTGCGCGCCCTCTCCGGCGGGACGTCCGCGGGCGCTCCGGCCACCGAGCCGGGACCGCGCCGAGCCGCCGAGCGGCCGGGCCGCGCATCCTGA
- a CDS encoding DUF3253 domain-containing protein: protein MPAASDDLEARLRASMLALLAGRAATSTICPSDAARAEGGPGWRSAMPLARDVAARLADEGVVEVRQKGERVDVRTARGPVRIARGTRFPQT from the coding sequence GTGCCTGCCGCGAGCGACGACCTGGAGGCACGGCTGCGCGCGTCGATGCTCGCGCTGCTCGCCGGCCGGGCCGCGACGAGCACGATCTGCCCCAGCGACGCGGCGCGCGCGGAGGGCGGCCCGGGCTGGCGCTCGGCGATGCCGCTGGCCCGCGACGTCGCCGCCCGGCTCGCCGACGAGGGCGTGGTCGAGGTGCGGCAGAAGGGCGAGCGGGTCGACGTCCGTACGGCGCGCGGGCCCGTCCGGATCGCGCGGGGCACGCGCTTCCCCCAGACCTGA